Proteins from a genomic interval of Capsicum annuum cultivar UCD-10X-F1 chromosome 4, UCD10Xv1.1, whole genome shotgun sequence:
- the LOC124898086 gene encoding uncharacterized protein LOC124898086, with translation MDFNFKYAESINGMLVSARELSIYEFLKKVRILLAKWNCANRQEASYSFTTLIGKFNDILSENEALCTRMTVVPATEYMYMVHDKQKHFIVCIKEKKCSCNAFQIDEIPCAHA, from the exons ATGGACTTTAACTTTAAATATGCGGAGTCAATAAATGGAATgcttgtatcagctagagaactgtcaatttatgaatttcttaagAAAGTTCGAATACTGTTAGCAAAATGGAATTGTGCAAATAGGCAGGAGGCTTCATATTCCTTCACAACACTCATTGGAaagtttaatgacatactcaGTGAGAACGAGGCTTTGTGTACTCGTATGACG gTTGTACCAGCCACAGAATATATGTACATGGTACacgacaaacaaaagcacttcaTTGTTTGCATCAAGGAAAAAAAGTGCTCATGTAATGCTTTTCAAATAGAcgagataccatgtgcacatgcttgA